From the Cucurbita pepo subsp. pepo cultivar mu-cu-16 chromosome LG05, ASM280686v2, whole genome shotgun sequence genome, one window contains:
- the LOC111794947 gene encoding protein SPA1-RELATED 2-like isoform X3, with translation MEEMSEEMTLLDVTEDAHVQNKVRQDAQENEYSLKPENINMVESQEMLMPIDGGYSQDYPHEFTDILEGKNLNRCKNNVKLSDQPECSPHCMDDAGVMVEELTVKNQSGSNLAIIGPSNNRARLLSGHSPWQHLYQLASGSGSGSSFGDTSYKNIGQAVITGLENGGYSSFPESFVGGANRNDCGEELEELKAIDNKGGDALGSIRTKILSKSGFPEYFVKNTLKGKGIIRRAVPLEGFSVEHRNPKTARNAGGITLASDSSLRHDAKAVMPSTYKKSERKRQSSALDGINLREWLKVPHEKVNKTKCLYIFRRIVELVDRAHARGVFLHDLRPSSFRILTTNQVRYFGSFIQGKMPESLMVIDSQCSDSRPTRKRPLEQGNFLSFGVSPKKQKDIQNTSLMARHSHFPLKSCVNLETANTRDCNMNDLENYDERFTERGVWSMPAGHCAYDSAQTPTSDQLEENWYASPEELNAGCFSAKSNIFSLGVLLFELLGKFESDGTLAAAMSNLRDRILPPNFLADNLKEVGFCLWLLHPEPASRPTTREILQSELINGMTNSPPVELSTSIDEEDAESELLLQFLTSMNEQKQKQAAKLAEDIRHLESDIEEVNKRHRSTEPLVKSGLSSTVDGRDDFVFHGGYQNSDVRSVVSKISHINEERIEKNIIQLESAYFSMRSKVDSSENDSAVRTDTDLFRTRENCYLPQKDDERTHGDRLGAFFDGFCKYSRYSKFQVRGVLRSGDFNSSSNVICSLSFDRDEDYFAAAGVSKKIRIFDFNSVFSDSVDIHYPAVEMFNRSKLSCVCWNSYIRNYLASTDYDGVVKLWDATVGQEVSQFKEHEKRAWSVDFSKVHPTKLASGSDDCAVKLWSISEKNSLGTIRNIANVCCVQFSAHSTHMLAFGSADYRTYCFDLRNTKAPWCVLGGHEKAVSYVKFLDSETLVSASTDNTLKLWDLNRTNPTGLSTNACSLTLNGHTNEKNFVGLSVSDSYIACGSETNEVYAYHRSLPMPMTSYKFGSIDPVSGKETEDDNGQFVSSVCWRGKSDMVVAANSSGCIKVLQMV, from the exons ATGGAAGAAATGAGTGAGGAAATGACGCTATTGGATGTGACAGAGGATGCGCATGTCCAAAATAAGGTTAGGCAAGATGCTCAAGAGAATGAGTATTCACTGAAACCTGAAAATATCAACATGGTTGAATCACAAGAAATGCTTATGCCCATTGACGGTGGCTATTCACAGGATTATCCTCATGAATTTACTGACATTTTAGAGGGTAAGAATCTGAATAGGTGTAAGAACAATGTGAAATTATCTGATCAACCAGAGTGCAGTCCTCACTGTATGGATGATGCTGGCGTAATGGTTGAAGAACTAACTGTGAAAAATCAAAGTGGTTCCAATTTAGCAATTATTGGTCCATCAAACAATAGAGCACGACTGCTTTCTGGGCATAGTCCGTGGCAGCATCTTTACCAGCTGGCAAGTGGTTCAGGAAGTGGGAGTTCATTTGGCGATACTTCTTACAAGAATATTGGTCAGGCAGTAATCACTGGCTTGGAGAATGGTGGGTACTCATCTTTTCCGGAGTCTTTTGTTGGAGGAGCCAATCGTAATGATTGTGGAGAGGAATTGGAAGAATTGAAGGCTATTGACAATAAGGGTGGTGATGCTCTTGGCAGCATTCGGACCAAGATTCTATCAAAATCGGGGTTTCCtgaatattttgttaaaaataccTTGAAAGGCAAGGGTATCATTCGAAGAGCTGTTCCTCTGGAGGGCTTTAGTGTTGAACATAGAAACCCTAAGACTGCAAGGAATGCTGGGGGCATTACATTGGCATCTGACTCATCATTACGGCATGATGCTAAAGCTGTCATGCCCTCTACGTATAAGAAATCTGAGCGTAAACGTCAGAGTTCTGCTTTAGATGGTATTAATCTAAGAGAATGGCTTAAAGTTCCCCAcgaaaaagtaaataaaactaaatgcTTGTATATATTTAGGCGCATAGTTGAACTGGTGGATCGTGCTCATGCTCGGGGGGTTTTCTTGCATGACTTACGACCATCTTCTTTCAGGATATTGACAACAAATCAGGTGAGGTACTTTGGATCTTTTATTCAAGGGAAAATGCCTGAAAGTCTAATGGTTATAGATAGTCAATGTTCAGATAGCCGTCCGACTCGGAAAAGGCCATTAGAACAAGGGAACTTTCTGTCATTTGGTGTATCTccaaaaaagcaaaaagataTCCAAAATACAAGTCTTATGGCCCGGCACTctcattttcctttaaaatCTTGTGTCAATCTTGAGACTGCAAACACAAGGGACTGCAATATGAATGATTTGGAAAATTATGATGAACGTTTTACGGAACGGGGGGTTTGGAGCATGCCTGCTGGCCATTGTGCATATGATTCAGCCCAGACTCCAACAAGTGACCAATTGGAAGAGAATTGGTATGCAAGTCCAGAGGAACTAAATGCAGGATGCTTCTCAgctaaatcaaatatattctCACTTggtgttcttctttttgaG TTACTTGGAAAGTTTGAATCTGATGGCACACTTGCTGCTGCAATGTCAAATTTGCGTGATAGGATTCTTCCTCCTAACTTCCTAGCAGATAATTTGAAGGAAGTTGGGTTTTGTCTTTGGCTACTTCATCCTGAACCTGCATCTCGTCCGACAACAAG GGAAATTTTACAATCAGAACTAATTAATGGAATGACAAATTCTCCGCCAGTAGAGCTTTCAACATCTATTGATGAGGAAGATGCTGAATCAGAGTTATTATTGCAGTTTCTCACATCGATGAATGAACAAAAGCAGAAACAAGCCGCAAAGTTGGCGGAGGACATTCGGCATTTAGAATCAGATATTGAAGAAGTCAACAAAAGGCACAGATCCACGGAACCCTTGGTTAAATCTGGCTTGTCTAGTACGGTGGATGGAAGGGATGATTTCGTGTTTCATGGAGGATATCAGAATTCAGATGTGCGCTCTGTGGTATCTAAAATATCACATATCAATGAAGagagaatagaaaaaaatataatccaGCTTGAAAGTGCTTATTTTTCCATGAGATCAAAAGTAGACTCTTCTGAGAATGATTCAGCAGTTCGGACAGATACAGATTTATTTAGAACTCGTGAAAACTGTTATCTACCACAAAAAGATGATGAAAGGACTCATGGTGATCGTCTTGGTGCCTTTTTTGACGGGTTTTGCAAGTATTCTCGTTATAGCAAGTTTCAAGTACGTGGGGTACTGAGAAGTGGTGATTTTAACAGTTCCTCAAATGTAATCTGCTCCTTGAGTTTTGATCGGGACGAGGACTATTTTGCTGCTGCTGGAgtgtcaaagaaaataaggatTTTTGACTTTAATTCAGTCTTTAGCGACTCAGTAGATATTCACTATCCCGCAGTTGAAATGTTTAATAGATCAAAGCTTAGCTGTGTTTGCTGGAATAGCTACATCAGGAACTATCTGGCTTCTACTGACTATGATGGTGTTGTTAAG CTATGGGATGCAACTGTTGGTCAAGAGGTTTCTCAATTCAAAGAACATGAGAAGAGGGCGTGGTCTGTTGACTTTTCAAAAGTGCATCCTACAAAGTTGGCCAGTGGAAGTGATGATTGTGCTGTAAAACTTTGGAGCATTAGTGAG AAGAACTCTTTGGGTACAATCAGGAACATTGCAAATGTCTGCTGCGTTCAGTTTTCTGCTCACTCAACTCATATGCTTGCTTTTGGATCTGCCGATTACAGAACCTATTGCTTCGATCTACGAAATACTAAAGCCCCCTGGTGTGTATTGGGCGGCCATGAGAAAGCTGTAAGCTATGTGAAATTCTTGGACTCGGAGACCCTTGTATCTGCATCCACTGACAACACGTTGAAGCTATGGGATCTTAATAGAACCAATCCTACTGGCTTGTCTACCAATGCTTGCAGTTTAACTCTCAATGGTCACACTAATGAAAAg AATTTCGTGGGTCTATCTGTTTCCGATAGCTACATTGCTTGTGGTTCAGAAACAAATGAA GTATATGCTTACCATAGATCTCTGCCCATGCCAATGACTTCCTATAAGTTTGGTTCTATTGACCCCGTTTCTGGAAAAGAGACCGAGGACGACAATGGACAGTTTGTTTCGAGTGTATGCTGGAGAGGAAAATCCGACATGGTTGTTGCAGCCAATTCAAGTGGGTGTATAAAAGTACTGCAAATGGTTTGA